From a single Porites lutea chromosome 10, jaPorLute2.1, whole genome shotgun sequence genomic region:
- the LOC140949560 gene encoding sialin-like has protein sequence METKPADLKEPQKYGPENSQPESLRKAAILWNPCPCKAKCFIPARYLVGVFLMFGYANLYALRVNLSMALAVMVGNHTVFRENREIQKTAEFSWSTKLQGIVLSSFYFGYIVMHIPGGYLARKFGGATVIGLSVGGTGALTLFTPLATRIHVGLLIALRVAVGLAEGSAFPAGHAFWSLWAPPLERSKLGVFNFAGAKLGTIVSMFCSGYLAFHYGWPSIFYVFGTSGVIWSLIWLAVVRNSPSQQSWITSEEVEYIELSLAADIQDKHTSIPWKAIFRSLPLWAIVEAHFTQGWGLYTMLSELPLFYTQRLNLDLKETSLASSIPYVVTFFVIIIGAQLADYLRKHYLSTGTVRKMFNTIGFLSPAVCLLVASSTNNPSVVVASITLGVGLNGLCLSGFAVNHLDIAPPFASILLGVTDVGATLAGIITPTLTGFIVRHHTDLEWKIVFIISGVIYLLGAIFYTVFSSGEKQPWSSDRKYSNLRQHDSDCE, from the exons ATGGAGACCAAACCAGCTGATCTAAAGGAACCCCAGAAATATGGACCCGAGAACAGTCAACCGGAAAGTCTCAGAAAAGCAGCAATATTGTGGAACCCTTGTCCATGTAAAGCAAAGTGTTTTATTCCAGCGCGTTACTTGGTTGGTGTGTTTTTAATGTTTGGATACGCAAATCTCTACGCTCTACGAGTCAACCTTAGTATGGCTCTAGCGGTCATGGTTGGCAATCACACAGTCTTCAGAGAAAACAGGGAAATACAG AAAACCGCGGAGTTTTCATGGAGCACCAAGCTGCAAG GAATCGTGCTGAGCTCTTTCTATTTTGGCTACATAGTAATGCACATACCAGGAGGATATTTGGCGCGAAAATTTGGAGGCGCCACGGTTATTGGGTTGTCTGTGGGTGGCACAGGCGCCTTGACCCTTTTTACTCCTCTAGCTACCCGGATTCATGTTGGACTTTTGATTGCGCTGAGGGTAGCTGTAGGGCTGGCTGAG GGCTCTGCATTTCCAGCCGGTCACGCCTTCTGGAGTCTATGGGCACCTCCCTTAGAGAGAAGTAAGCTCGGGGTTTTCAATTTTGCAG GAGCTAAATTAGGAACAATCGTCTCCATGTTTTGTTCAGGATATCTTGCATTTCATTATGGCTGGCCGTCAATATTTTATGTGTTTG GCACCAGTGGTGTTATATGGTCCCTGATTTGGCTTGCAGTGGTAAGAAATTCACCTTCCCAGCAAAGCTGGATTACTTCAGAAGAAGTAGAATATATTGAACTGAGCTTAGCAGCGGACATACAAGATAAG CATACTTCTATTCCATGGAAAGCAATCTTCCGCTCACTTCCTTTGTGGGCCATAGTGGAGGCTCATTTCACACAAGGATGGGGACTATATACCATGTTATCAGAGCTACCCCTGTTTTACACGCAACGGTTAAATTTAGATCTTAAGGAG ACGTCGCTCGCATCGTCTATACCTTACGTCGTTACGTTCTTTGTAATAATAATCGGAGCACAGCTGGCGGATTATTTACGCAAACATTATCTCAGTACAGGAACAGTGAGGAAAATGTTCAACACAATAG GTTTTCTTTCGCCAGCTGTCTGTCTCCTTGTAGCAAGTTCTACAAACAATCCTAGCGTCGTTGTGGCTTCAATCACTCTAGGGGTGGGGCTTAACGGATTGTGCCTGAGTGGATTCGCTGTTAATCATCTCGACATCGCACCACCCTTTGCCAGTATACTCCTTGGAGTAACCGATGTTGGTGCAACATTGGCAGGAATTATAACACCAACCCTGACGGGATTCATAGTCAGACATCAC ACGGACTTAGAGTGGAAGATAGTTTTCATAATCAGTGGAGTAATTTATCTACTGGGAGCTATATTTTACACAGTGTTCAGTTCAGGGGAAAAGCAGCCATGGTCCTCAGATAGAAAATATAGCAATCTGAGACAACATGATTCGGATTGTGAATGA
- the LOC140949559 gene encoding uncharacterized protein: MAETSSQDHTDDFNVPGILEDFEEENTDRKMEEPFLSQSSNTGELPDSLGPRRRNLTEKGQEEKRNRLKRQYANAFRSVSRKRTEISQLMVDVNNLHLVKDETMILKDLIEQYREAFSAYYEELTQEKDKDHEHAHYKDKVEDMMAYLHPLHAWISQAEARLIDQLDGRSSKGSERSSKASSRLSARDRERVRLAELKAERLMLKRKQALRAAGEELELEMEIAKTEAREKTLSEIDKEHEAPPPPLGSSPPSVAASFTPIVLKSAAKSSPDNVTVSRNPLDSSATKEMTPAINTEVSSSPKNPKAADFIPGLFADGISSTPLTGNGLQETSKESSHGVSEARSPQLAERTFQNVIELQQKQNETIIATHQQLTAAMTLPQPTITKFTGDPIEYKTFVMAFDTRICSKASTGSDLLYYLNQHLQGEPADLIQGCLHMDPEAGYTEARRLLQKEYGDPYKISTAYLNKIIHWAPVRYDDNQGLKRLSIFLTKCNIAMKSISYMRVLDHAPNMQSVVSKLPANLQAKWRDQVLKKKRREDGVTCFADLAKFVEYASESANDPVFGKEALSKSKEDVKPKEKEPPGKGKRPPRKPGIPWRPKENSFVTTPLGAVVPPAVYGAGPPSNYGRPPCHLCNLAHDLDDCDLFNKKTPELKRAFLRERNMCFGCYGTNHISRNCPNRRKCKFCGRLHPSALHISGFQIPPRDNSKQENDKAVGNACTNLQSTSCSTARPAESVVLHAILPVRVKKKGSDETVTTYAFYDNGSSGCFLTESLREKMSVDGKKTQLQLGTMHGQSLISTTVVSDLLVMDMEGKNPVELPQSYTRFEIPVTEKQIPTPEGVKRWEHLRSVAEKIPEFIPNLEIGLLIGSNCPAAIEPLEVVPSDVKGPYAMRLRHGWTLSGPLYVENVSSPGNVTCHRITVREAESVKEVISPQAIQQMFELDFNDHKSSPDEYGYSQEDKKFISRIRENVHLRDGHYVIPLPFRDPQVTMPNNRVQALKRATWQRKKMLRDESYRDDYVNFVNEMIAKGYVRRVPDDRLEAGPGKVWYLPHHGIYHPRKPQKIRVVFDCSARHGSTSLNDQLMSGPDLTNSLIGVLIRFRQEPVAFMADIEAMFHQVQVPDDQCDFLRFLWWPDGNLELPIQEYQMTVHLFGAASSPSCCNFALKETAKDMEHESGPLAADTIRRNFYVDDCLRSVKDEQTAIELIQGLCQACEHGGFNLTKFTSNSRAVLESIPTEKRSKEARDLDLGHDRLPVERALGVLWCVESDVFKFRIVINDKPPTRRGILSVISSIYDPLGFAAPFTLPAKKILQDLCREDIGWDDTIPDQYQTRWAKWLSELPLLEQFKANRCVKPPEFGTVTSQQVHLFSDASSMGYGTVAYLRLCDDSNRVHCTFLMGKSRLAPIKSVTIPRLELTAATTSIRVGEMLKREVDGDPEFVYHTDSTTVLRYIANERQRFHVFVANRVQLIRDHSHPNQWKYVATKENPADDASRGLNGLALLEGQRWLEGPEFLWKPENEWPQQPSTLGQVPDDDPEVRKVTTSSAVSINQVDNTTNKLIKSFSDWHRLRRAVAVFLRVKETLRKRRNNRLNVKNGTTSGDRNLADQRSPATTKVVKFKSAEEPHSPLTVQDLATAELAILKFVQASAFGKEVHALKEGEKNKLRGQKKGGIKNDSPVRRLDPFLDNGVLRVGGRLRRADLPFETKHPVILPKKSHVTTLLIRHAHKRLGHAGRSHVIATLREKYWIIKVNAAVRHVTSKWVFCRRNHGKPGEQKMADLPRDRISPAPPFTYTGVDHFGPFLIKEGRREVKRYGALFTCLVSRAVHIEVASTLESSSFIQALRRFIARRGPVREMRSDNGSNFVGAHNELLQAIQEMDHEEIRAKLQRENIDWTFNPPAASHMGGVWERQIKTTRKILAGLMDEYGHCLDEESFRTLLCEVEAVINSRPLTTVSGEPDDLEPLTPNHILTTKSNVILPPPGKFQKNDVYMRRRWRRVQYLANLFWTRWKKEYLVVMQERRKWQHPQRSLVEGDVVIIREENVPRNAWSLARVVRVEPDAQGLIRSVVVKTRETTLRRPINKLVLILPKEEQEGDQEK, translated from the coding sequence ATGGCCGAAACTAGTTCCCAGGATCACACGGACGACTTCAATGTTCCAGGCATCCTTGAGGATTTCGAAGAAGAAAACACAGACAGAAAAATGGAAGAACCATTTCTGAGTCAATCTTCAAACACTGGCGAATTACCAGATTCTCTAGGCCCGCGGAGACGAAATTTGACAGAAAAGGGTCAAGAAGAAAAGCGCAACAGACTAAAACGGCAATACGCAAATGCTTTCCGATCTGTATCCAGAAAGAGAACTGAGATATCCCAGCTAATGGTTGATGTTAACAACTTGCACCTCGTAAAGGACGAGACAATGATCTTGAAGGATCTTATCGAACAGTACAGGGAAGCCTTTTCAGCTTACTATGAAGAGTTAACCCAGGAAAAGGATAAAGACCATGAACATGCCCATTACAAGGATAAGGTCGAAGATATGATGGCATATTTACACCCATTACACGCTTGGATATCACAGGCTGAGGCCCGCTTGATTGATCAGTTAGATGGAAGAAGTAGCAAAGGATCTGAACGATCGTCTAAGGCAAGTTCAAGGTTGTCTGCAAGAGACCGAGAGAGAGTCCGTCTAGCAGAGTTAAAGGCTGAAAGATTGATGCTTAAGCGGAAACAGGCTCTTCGTGCTGCAGGAGAAGAATTGGAACTTGAAATGGAAATAGCAAAGACCGAAGCAAGGGAGAAGACATTGAGTGAAATTGATAAGGAACACGAGGCTCCCCCACCTCCACTTGGCTCAAGTCCACCTTCAGTGGCTGCCTCCTTTACACCTATTGTGTTAAAGTCTGCAGCAAAATCGTCACCTGACAACGTTACTGTGAGTCGCAACCCGCTTGACTCCTCTGCCACCAAAGAGATGACACCAGCTATAAATACGGAGGTTAGCAGCTCCCCCAAGAATCCCAAGGCCGCAGATTTCATCCCTGGCTTGTTTGCAGATGGAATTTCATCGACACCGTTGACTGGTAACGGTCTCCAGGAAACCTCTAAGGAAAGCAGTCATGGAGTCTCTGAAGCTCGATCACCTCAGTTAGCAGAACGTACCTTTCAGAATGTTATCGAGTTacagcaaaagcaaaatgaGACAATTATTGCAACACACCAACAGTTAACAGCTGCTATGACACTGCCTCAACCAACAATAACTAAGTTCACAGGTGACCCAATCGAGTACAAGACCTTTGTTATGGCCTTTGATACACGTATCTGCTCCAAAGCATCTACCGGTTCTGATCTCTTGTATTATCTAAATCAGCATCTTCAAGGTGAACCGGCAGACCTTATTCAAGGATGTCTACACATGGACCCTGAAGCAGGTTACACGGAAGCCAGACGACTGCTTCAGAAAGAATACGGTGACCCGTACAAGATTTCCACTGCTTACCTCAACAAAATCATCCACTGGGCTCCTGTTAGATATGATGACAACCAAGGCTTGAAGCGACTGTCAATATTCTTGACAAAGTGTAACATTGCTATGAAGAGTATTTCATACATGCGTGTGCTCGACCATGCACCAAACATGCAGTCGGTGGTCTCCAAGCTTCCGGCCAACTTGCAAGCTAAATGGAGAGATCAGGTGTTAAAGAAGAAGAGAAGGGAGGACGGTGTAACGTGTTTCGCAGACCTTGCCAAATTTGTGGAGTATGCGTCAGAGTCTGCCAATGACCCGGTGTTCGGCAAAGAGGCCCTTAGCAAGAGTAAGGAAGATGTTAAACCCAAAGAAAAGGAACCGCCCGGTAAAGGAAAAAGGCCACCAAGGAAACCGGGAATTCCATGGAGACCAAAGGAAAACAGTTTTGTGACGACACCACTTGGAGCCGTCGTGCCTCCGGCTGTATACGGGGCCGGGCCTCCAAGTAACTATGGTCGCCCCCCATGTCACCTTTGCAACCTTGCTCATGATTTGGATGACTGTGATTTATTCAACAAGAAGACGCCAGAACTTAAGAGAGCCTTCCTGAGAGAAAGGAACATGTGTTTTGGATGTTACGGAACGAACCACATCTCAAGGAACTGCCCAAACAGACGGAAATGTAAATTCTGTGGACGACTGCATCCCTCAGCCCTTCACATTAGTGGATTCCAAATTCCACCAAGGGACAATAGTAAACAAGAGAATGACAAGGCAGTGGGCAATGCCTGTACCAACCTTCAATCTACCTCCTGTAGTACCGCTAGACCTGCAGAATCAGTTGTGCTTCATGCCATCCTACCAGTACGTGTAAAGAAGAAAGGCAGCGACGAGACCGTCACCACTTATGCCTTCTACGACAACGGCAGCAGCGGTTGCTTTCTGACTGAGAGTCTTAGAGAGAAGATGAGCGTTGATGGCAAAAAGACGCAGTTACAGCTGGGCACTATGCATGGCCAAAGCCTGATATCTACCACTGTTGTCTCCGACTTGTTGGTGATGGACATGGAAGGCAAGAATCCAGTTGAGTTACCGCAGTCTTACACGAGATTCGAGATACCAGTGACCGAAAAGCAGATTCCTACCCCTGAAGGAGTCAAACGGTGGGAGCATCTTCGCAGTGTTGCTGAGAAGATACCAGAGTTTATACCGAACTTGGAGATTGGCCTATTAATCGGCAGTAATTGTCCTGCAGCTATAGAACCTCTAGAGGTTGTACCAAGTGATGTCAAGGGGCCATATGCAATGCGATTGCGCCATGGCTGGACTCTGTCTGGGCCTTTGTATGTGGAGAACGTTTCAAGTCCTGGCAATGTTACTTGTCACAGAATCACGGTACGGGAAGCGGAATCAGTCAAAGAGGTGATATCACCCCAAGCCATACAGCAAATGTTTGAACTAGATTTCAACGATCACAAGTCTAGCCCTGATGAATACGGCTACTCCCAAGAGGACAAGAAGTTCATCAGTAGGATAAGGGAAAACGTCCATCTTCGCGACGGCCATTATGTGATACCATTGCCATTCAGAGACCCTCAGGTGACAATGCCAAACAACCGAGTTCAAGCGCTGAAACGAGCAACTTGGCAGAGAAAGAAGATGTTACGTGACGAGAGCTATCGAGATGACTATGTCAACTTTGTGAATGAAATGATTGCAAAGGGTTATGTACGACGAGTGCCAGATGACCGTCTGGAAGCTGGCCCTGGCAAAGTATGGTACCTGCCACACCATGGTATCTACCACCCTAGGAAGCCCCAGAAAATACGTGTGGTCTTCGACTGTAGCGCTAGACACGGAAGCACTTCCTTGAACGACCAACTAATGTCAGGCCCTGACCTTACCAACTCTCTGATTGGAGTTCTTATACGCTTTCGCCAAGAGCCCGTGGCATTCATGGCGGATATAGAGGCGATGTTTCACCAGGTTCAGGTGCCCGATGACCAGTGTGACTTCCTCAGGTTCCTCTGGTGGCCCGATGGCAATCTGGAGTTGCCCATCCAGGAATATCAAATGACGGTGCACCTCTTCGGAGCGGCTTCATCCCCAAGCTGTTGCAACTTTGCATTGAAGGAGACTGCTAAGGACATGGAACACGAAAGTGGTCCACTTGCAGCGGATACTATCCGCCGAAATTTCTATGTAGATGATTGCCTTCGTTCAGTTAAAGACGAGCAGACAGCCATTGAGCTTATCCAAGGTCTATGCCAAGCATGTGAGCATGGAGGCTTCAACTTAACAAAATTTACAAGCAATAGTCGTGCTGTTCTGGAATCCATCCCAACGGAGAAGCGTTCTAAGGAAGCTAGAGACCTTGATCTGGGTCACGACCGTCTACCTGTTGAACGCGCCCTTGGGGTGCTATGGTGCGTAGAATCTGACGTCTTCAAGTTTCGTATAGTTATTAATGATAAGCCGCCAACAAGAAGGGGCATCTTATCTGTTATCTCATCAATTTATGACCCACTCGGCTTTGCCGCGCCATTCACACTTCCGGCCAAGAAGATACTTCAGGACCTTTGTCGTGAAGATATCGGATGGGATGACACCATTCCTGATCAGTACCAAACTAGATGGGCCAAGTGGCTAAGCGAGCTTCCTCTGCTAGAGCAGTTCAAGGCAAACAGGTGTGTCAAGCCGCCAGAATTCGGAACCGTGACGTCCCAGCAAGTACATCTCTTCTCTGATGCAAGTTCCATGGGATATGGAACTGTTGCTTACCTACGGCTGTGTGATGACAGCAATCGCGTTCACTGTACGTTCCTAATGGGGAAATCACGTCTCGCCCCTATCAAGTCAGTCACAATTCCGCGTCTCGAGCTAACTGCTGCTACCACATCCATCCGAGTTGGAGAAATGTTAAAAAGAGAGGTGGATGGCGACCCAGAGTTTGTGTACCATACAGATTCCACCACTGTGTTGCGCTATATCGCTAATGAACGACAGcggtttcatgtttttgttgcaAACCGGGTGCAGCTCATCCGCGACCATTCACACCCGAATCAGTGGAAGTATGTAGCCACTAAGGAGAATCCGGCAGATGATGCTTCAAGGGGCCTTAATGGTCTTGCTCTTTTAGAAGGGCAGCGTTGGTTAGAAGGTCCAGAATTCTTATGGAAACCCGAGAACGAGTGGCCGCAACAACCATCCACGTTGGGCCAAGTCCCAGATGATGATCCAGAAGTAAGGAAGGTAACGACAAGCAGTGCGGTCAGCATTAATCAGGTGGATAACACCACAAACAAGCTGATCAAAAGCTTTTCTGATTGGCATCGTTTGCGAAGGGCCGTAGCTGTGTTCCTGCGAGTTAAAGAGACCTTGCGAAAGCGGCGTAACAATCGTTTAAATGTCAAGAATGGAACCACAAGTGGCGACAGAAACCTTGCAGACCAGAGATCGCCTGCAACGACCAAGGTAGTCAAGTTTAAGAGTGCCGAAGAGCCACACTCGCCTCTTACTGTACAAGATCTAGCGACAGCTGAATTGGCTATTCTGAAGTTTGTTCAAGCTTCAGCCTTTGGCAAGGAAGTCCACGCTCTCAAGGAAGGCGAGAAGAATAAGCTGCGAGGGCAGAAGAAAGGAGGTATAAAGAATGACAGTCCTGTTCGTCGCCTTGATCCCTTCCTGGACAATGGTGTCCTCAGAGTTGGAGGTCGACTCAGACGTGCAGATTTACCATTTGAGACAAAGCACCCAGTCATTTTACCAAAGAAGAGTCATGTTACAACTCTTCTCATCCGTCACGCTCATAAACGGTTGGGCCACGCTGGACGTAGCCACGTCATTGCAACCCTTCGAGAGAAGTATTGGATCATCAAAGTTAACGCAGCAGTGCGCCATGTAACCTCAAAGTGGGTCTTCTGTCGCCGCAACCATGGCAAACCAGGCGAGCAAAAGATGGCTGATCTACCCAGGGATCGCATCTCTCCAGCACCACCATTTACATACACGGGCGTCGACCACTTTGGCCCCTTCTTAATTAAGGAAGGACGCAGGGAGGTGAAGAGGTATGGTGCCCTCTTCACATGTTTGGTCAGCCGAGCAGTCCATATTGAAGTCGCAAGTACCCTCGAgtcaagttcatttattcaagCACTTCGGCGCTTCATAGCACGACGTGGTCCGGTGAGGGAAATGAGAAGCGACAACGGTTCAAATTTTGTTGGCGCACACAATGAACTGCTCCAAGCTATACAAGAGATGGATCATGAAGAAATCCGAGCCAAGCTACAGAGAGAGAACATTGATTGGACCTTTAACCCACCCGCCGCTAGCCACATGGGCGGCGTGTGGGAGCGTCAGATCAAAACTACAAGGAAGATTCTTGCTGGCCTAATGGATGAGTACGGTCATTGTTTGGACGAAGAATCATTCCGCACCCTCTTGTGTGAAGTTGAGGCTGTTATCAACTCTAGGCCCTTGACGACAGTGTCTGGAGAACCTGACGATCTTGAACCGCTTACTCCCAACCATATCCTGACGACCAAGTCAAATGTGATACTGCCACCCCCAGGGAAGTTCCAGAAGAACGATGTATACATGCGTCGTCGGTGGCGAAGAGTGCAATACTTGGCAAATCTATTTTGGACTCGGTGGAAGAAGGAGTACCTCGTTGTGATGCAGGAAAGGCGCAAATGGCAACATCCTCAGCGAAGCCTGGTAGAAGGGGATGTCGTGATAATCCGAGAAGAGAACGTCCCACGTAATGCCTGGTCGTTGGCCCGCGTTGTGCGAGTAGAGCCGGACGCCCAGGGCCTTATCAGATCTGTTGTCGTCAAAACACGAGAAACTACGCTTAGAAGACCAATCAACAAGCTTGTCCTAATCCTGCCCAAAGAGGAACAGGAAGGAGATCAGGAGAAGTAA